The proteins below are encoded in one region of Peribacillus muralis:
- the tenA gene encoding thiaminase II translates to MKFSEVIRQEVDHIWEASFEHKFVTGIGDGTLPLECFRFYVMQDAYYLSHFSRVQALGAVKAEDLHTTSRLAGHAQGTYEAELRLHENFSGKLGITEEEKVNFKPAPTAYAYTSHMYRVAYSGHLGDVIAAILPCYWLYYEIGEKLQGCNPDEPIYQEWIAAYGGEWFRSLVEEQIARLDEIAEKVTDADKERMKEHFILSSQYEYSFWEMAYRMETWPVPKKTLEV, encoded by the coding sequence ATGAAGTTTTCAGAGGTAATTCGGCAAGAGGTGGATCATATTTGGGAAGCTAGTTTTGAACACAAGTTCGTTACCGGAATAGGGGATGGCACATTGCCATTGGAGTGTTTTCGTTTTTATGTGATGCAGGATGCATACTATTTATCTCATTTTTCCAGAGTTCAAGCTTTAGGTGCAGTGAAGGCTGAAGATTTACATACAACGAGCAGGCTTGCTGGGCATGCTCAAGGAACGTATGAAGCGGAGTTGAGGCTTCACGAAAATTTTTCCGGGAAATTGGGTATCACGGAAGAAGAGAAGGTAAACTTCAAGCCAGCTCCGACGGCTTATGCGTATACGTCCCATATGTATCGTGTGGCTTATTCAGGACATTTAGGAGATGTAATTGCCGCTATCCTGCCATGTTATTGGCTTTATTATGAAATAGGTGAAAAGCTGCAAGGGTGCAATCCAGATGAGCCGATTTATCAAGAATGGATTGCGGCATACGGTGGAGAGTGGTTCCGTTCTTTAGTTGAAGAACAAATTGCAAGGCTTGATGAGATTGCTGAAAAAGTAACGGATGCAGATAAAGAACGGATGAAAGAGCATTTCATCCTTAGCAGCCAATATGAATATTCATTTTGGGAAATGGCTTATCGTATGGAAACATGGCCGGTACCTAAGAAAACACTAGAAGTGTAA
- a CDS encoding ECF transporter S component, which produces MKKGLKLTDILVTIVIAVAFGIVYILWGSIYYSVKPFGLHLDQLIYGMWFMAGPVAFLVLRKPGVALLAEIAAASGEFFLGSPWGLTVLLYGVVQGLFAELVFMAFKYKNFNLSVAVLAAIASCLGSVVMDFAYGEIGSLSVWNLLLFLIARFIGSVFFAGVFAYYLVRVLEATGVTNLVRPVSSKDYAELDQK; this is translated from the coding sequence ATGAAAAAAGGGTTGAAATTAACGGATATATTGGTCACGATCGTGATTGCCGTCGCTTTTGGTATTGTCTATATCCTTTGGGGTTCGATTTATTATTCCGTTAAACCATTTGGATTACATCTTGATCAACTGATTTATGGAATGTGGTTTATGGCAGGACCCGTTGCCTTTTTGGTTTTGCGAAAACCTGGTGTGGCACTGTTGGCAGAAATTGCGGCAGCGTCGGGTGAATTCTTTCTTGGCTCTCCGTGGGGGTTGACCGTCCTTTTATATGGGGTTGTGCAAGGGTTATTCGCGGAACTGGTATTCATGGCGTTCAAATATAAAAACTTCAATTTATCAGTGGCCGTTTTAGCGGCGATTGCTTCCTGCCTTGGATCGGTCGTCATGGATTTTGCCTACGGGGAAATCGGCTCGCTCTCCGTTTGGAATTTACTATTGTTTTTAATTGCTAGATTTATCGGGTCGGTTTTCTTTGCTGGAGTGTTTGCGTACTACCTTGTACGGGTGTTGGAAGCAACGGGAGTAACGAATCTTGTCCGTCCAGTATCAAGCAAGGATTATGCCGAACTGGACCAGAAGTAG